ATCAAAAAGCTCATGGGTATGACTGGTTTGATAGACTGCTACTGCACAGGAATTATAGGGAACAGGGGATTTTTTTACATGACTTGCGTATCGTTGCGCAAAGGACAATGCACCCTCTCTGTCTGCAAGGCTTCCTATTCCTTGTCTGTACAAAGGCAAGAAGCCCGGGGAAAGGAGTTCTGTGGACGATGCTATGATGAAGTCGCATATATCATGGAATTGGTAGAGGCATTCAATCCCTCCCATATTGCAAGACTCAAAGACTATGGTTTTGTAACGGAGACGACCGACAGTCTCATGAAGTTCCTGCAACGAGATTTCCGTATAGTCGTCCACAATGGCAGAGCGGCTCTTTATCCGCTTGGGAGGATACCAGCCCGTCGCATGCGAGAAAACAATAAGGCTGACATTCGTAGGGTGTACGGAAGATATGTACGAGACTGCCTTTTCAAGATTTTCCTTGAACGGTTTCTCGTGTGTAACTGCCAATGTGTCTGTCCCGTTCAAGGTTCTGTGAAGAAACACGCATCCCTCATCTATGGAGGTTTCTTTCAATACGAAAAGCTCTTTGCCTCTCGGCAGTGAATGGAGTATGGCGGTTGCTTTCGTTTCGCCTTCCTTCTGCAAATCACCATTGGCTGCTACGACAAAGAAGAAAGTCTCCTTTGTGTTCTCTCGCTCCAATGGAAATTCGGATTCGGTGCTACAACTACAGAAAAAAGATAAAAGCAATAATAAGATATGGATACCTTTCATATGGAACTAATATAATACTCCTTGACAAAGGAATTAAGGGATTGCCAAGGAGTATTAAAGCCAAACGCCACTTTGGTTTAGAATTTAAGTTGTACAGAAAGTTCTTTACCGCTTTCCAATGTGATGACGAGATAATAGTCTCCATCCTCTTTTATGGTATGGCTTATGGAGAAATATTCACGAAGCCATTTCAAATCATGAGTTGACAGTTCGGAAATCCTCTTCCGAACAATCTTTTCGTTCATATCTGAATACTTCGACAATATAACATTGGAGCAGTCTACAAATCCAATCATGGCAGATTCTGAAATATCGATTTTCTGTCCTTGTTTCAAAAGAAAAACTTTCATTTGAGAAATACCATAGGGTTGGGAATAAGGAGGCTGTGTTGTCCAGAACTCTTTTTCTCCTGTTTCCCCATACTCCGTTGAAAGTTTTAGATACTCTGTCGGGTTGTTTGCTTTTGTTGTTTTTTCTTTGCTATCCAAGTAGATTTCATTGCTTCCATTCCTTGAATGGGAAGAGAGCTGTATGCTCTGAGGTACAAAATAAGAAGACAAGTAATATCTAACTTTAAACGATCCTGTTATTATTTCTTTTTCTTCTTTTGAACAAGATAAAATACCAAGTATTATTACTATGCAGGAAAAAATACAAATTAACCTTCTCATATTTTGGGCTTTTTATGGGTGAATGTGTAGAATATTTCTAATCTTATATTGAAAATATCCTTCTTTGTTGTTTTCTATCAAAGAAATGGAACGGGTATAAGGATCTGATAACATAGGAGAATGGGAATCAAAGACACCAGGATTAAAGTAACCGTTATATGAACCATTCCACCCCCAATTACAATGCAATAATATTCTCGATTCTGTTTTTGTTTCAACAACAGCATTCGTTTTTTTGAGAATCTTCTTCACGGTTCGCTCTTGTCTTAAAAAGCCATCGACAATCCAATCATGTCCACTACTATATACATCCCTTTTAAAGATAAACCATCCTTTTTTTCGATGCTCAGAATACCCTTCCAATATAGCTGGTCTATTTTGGGCGATACTGGAGATTATACCATCTGTGTCATAAGAGGTTATTCCGGGAGTATGTCGATATCCCATTTCTCTTAGAAGTCCGGGAATCCGTTCTGTTCTTGCCCCAGTCCCCTCTAATCCCCATGAATTTCCTATTTTGTCACCTATCTTTCTTAGTAATGCGGCAACCTGCTTTGAATAAACCTTGTATTCCTCTCCACTATAACTGTAGTATTTAGAATATTTTGTCAACAAGTCCCAGTCGAATGCTATCCCCTCATATGACAAAGGATATTTGAAAGCGGTGAGTAGTTGAGCCGTTGCCGTTGCGACACAGCCAGCCAATGCATGCTGGTTATCAATAAGAGGAGCTTCATCGTTGAATGGGTGTCTTTGTCGCCAAGTTACAGGAACAAGAACTGGAGATTTTGATACTTCACTCCAATCAGAGTATTCATATCTATATCTTGCTGGTCTTGGACGACGTCTTCTCCTATATGTTAAAGGCTCATCATCCTCTGTTGCTTGTTCAAGTGCTTCCAAAGAATCAAGCCTTGCATAAAATTCATCAAGCGTAGATTGATAGTAGGCAGGAAGACGGCTCAAGAAGACGGAAAAACCAGAGTTGTCATCAACATTGTCTTTATCCAGATGACCTTCAAGAGAATGACCAAGCAGGTCAGGCAGTCGCTTGTCGCCCGAAATGATAAAGAAACCGTTGTTATCTTTTCGGTTTAGCACATACAGCATCGTATCTACGGCTACTATCTCGTTAGAATTCGTTGAGTAAGTCTTGGGCGTTTTATCTGCTAAGACAACATCTATCTCGAAATCATTGGAGAACTGAGATTTTGCCATGGAATTAGAACGGGTACTTGTCGTCGAAAATTGTCTTGCAATAGCTAACGCCTCATCCTTGGAACGCTGTGGGGAGGATGATATGGCAAGGAGTTCGTCCAAGTTGTTCTCCGATACAAATTCCTTTTTCTCAGAAATTAAAACGTCCGCATCTTGAGTGCAAGATGTAAGTTGGAATAAGGAGAGTGCAAGAAACACCCAGATAAATTGTACTTTCATAAGATTTAATTTTTAATTTGTAACAACATTGCAAATGTCGCCGTTTTTTACATTCAATACAATACTCAATAATGGGTATTTTTACATGTTTTGCACAGATTTCAACAAGATGAAAGTTTTGAATTCTCTAAAACATCAAATTATATTCGCTTGAATGAAGAATTCTCTATGCATACAAAACAAGTCAGGGCATAGCAAATAGAACGATTGTCAATTCGTTACCTGAAAATCAGCCAATCAAACAGAAAACCCTTGTACAAAAAATCTTTGCTATTTGAATATTGCTCGATATCTTTTGGATTACCATTTAGAAAGTTCTTTTTGTATGAGTGCTAAATGGAAATAAAATACCTCTTGCAAATGCTTTTATCTCCGATAATTCTCCTGTAGCAGTCTGTTGATGTCGGAGAGCTTGTAGAGTATCTTTCCTGCGATTTGGGTGTAGGGGATAATGCCCTTGTCCCGATAATCCTGCAAGGTGCGAGGGCTGACGAAAAGCCGTTCGCAGACTTCTCGCCCCGTAAGATAGATTTCTCCTCCGAACAGTGGACGGTGCGTTTGGGCAATCTCCCGAAGGCGTTTACTCACTTCTCTGATGCCTGAGATGAGTTGTTTCATCTCGGGCGTTTCTTTGTTTACGATTTCGTGTTCCATAGTCATTGTATTTTTCGGTTCGACTTTTTGAGGAGTGCTTCCACATCCTCACGTTTGTAATAGCATTTATGCCCGATTTGGATAAAGGGCAGCACGGAAGTGTCCCGATAGTGCTGGAGCGTTCGTTTGCTGATGTTCAGTATTCGGCACACATCCCCGTTGTGCAACAGGTCGGGGACTTCGGGCTTCGTGCCGAACTCCTCTCTCATACAAAGAGCCAACTCTTCGATGCTCTTTTTCAGTTTCTCCCAAGCGGAGGTGTCGATGGCGGTAAATCTCATATCAATATCGTTTTAATTGTTGTTTTTTCTCTTTTTGGTGCAAATGTATGCAGGAGAAATCCTTGTCCCAAGACCCGATGAAATCAAGGGAAATAAAAGGAAGTCGCAGGCAAATGTACAAGTATGAATTGCCTAATTTACCCACTTCTCTCTAAGTGCGTACTTGTGGCTCCGATATGGATAGAAGTGGCTCTCCTACCAACGAAAACAGATGCCCTTCTCTCGTCCAAGGAAAAAGGATGCAGGCTTTGGCAATCCGATGAAATTGCTTTTAGAGCCGTTCTCCTCGCTGTTCGCTCCTTTTGAGCGTTTTCGTCCCGATTTCCCCTGTTTATCCCCTCCATTCTCGGAGCATTTCTCTGTACCTCGAAGCAACAGAAACACAACCCTTGGGACTCTGTGTTCGCCTCTGTAACTTGGTTTCAGCATCCCGTTTCGGATGAAAGTTCAAAACCAAGCAAACAGAAGAAGTACGAACAATGAAAAAAGAAGAGAAGAAAAGCCCCTCCAAGAACGCCCAAATAGAAGAGTTCCTTTCGGCTCGTTACGAGTTTCGATACAACACCGTGTTGCATCGAGCGGAGTATCGTCCACGAGGAATGGACGATTACACAGCCATAGACCGCTACCGTATCAACACCCTCAAACGAGCGTTGGACAAGGAAGCCGATGTACAGACCTCGCCCGAGAATCTGTACAGCATCATCGAAAGCGATTTCTCCCCACGCATCAATCCCGTGCAAGCCTATTTCCAAGCCTTACCGCTGACGAATGGAAATGCGGAAGCCATCACCGCCCTTGCCGACTGCGTGAGCGTAACCCATCCCGAGAAATGGAAAGAATACCTCACCAAGTGGTTAGTGGCAGTGGTCGCCAATGCGATGGACGACAAGCAGTGTCGTAACCATACCTGCCTTGTGCTGACAGGCGAGCAGGGCAAATTCAAGACCACATTCCTTGACCTGCTCTGTCCCCCAGCTTTATCCGACTACCGCTATACAGGAAAGATATACCCACAGGAGAAGGACGTGCTGAGCCTTATCGGGCAGAACCTCATCATCAACATTGACGACCAACTCAAAGCCCTTAACAAACGGGACGAGAATGAACTGAAGAACCTCATTACCTGTCCGCAGGTGAAGTACCGTATGCCTTACGAGAAGCATATCGAGGAGCGCCCCCACTTGGCAAGTTTCGTGGCCTCGGTCAATGGCAACGATTTCCTCACCGACCCGACAGGAAGCAGACGCTTCCTGCCCTTTGAAGTATTGGCAATAGAGATAGACCGAGCCAAGAGCATTCCAATGGATGCCGTTTACAGCGAAGCCAAGACGCGATTGAATGAAGGGTTTCGCTATTGGTTCAATGATGAAGAGATTGCCGAGTTGCATAGAAATAGCGAAGCCTTCCAAGTCTATACGACAGAGATGGAACTGTTGCTCCGCTATTTCACCTTTCCCACGGAAGCGGAGACGGCAACGAAACGCTTCTATATGACCAATTCGGAGATAGTGGGGTATCTCTCCTGCTACACCCGACAACCCCTCTCCACCAAGCGGATGGGCGAAGCCTTGCGAAAGGCAGGCTATACGAGGGAGTGTCGCAGGATAAACGGCAATCCCGTGTATGTCTATGCCGTCCGTAAGATTTACCCCGAGCAACCGCCATAGCACTCTGCTGTTACTCACTCCTTTGCAATCCCCCTTTCTCTTTTCTTTCCTATTCTCCTTACTACGTTACTACAACTAAGGACAATACAGTGAAAGAGAAAGGATTGCAGGAGGTGTCCATCTTGCGACACAGCTTACTACCATCTTTCTACGCTTCTACGATAAATATGAATGAGAAAAGGTGTAGACAGGAGGTGTAGAAGGATAAACCCGAATGAAGTGTTACATTTTTCTCTTTCATTGTCAATCACTTATCCGAGTGTCGAAGGGTAGTAAGATAAAAAGGGGAAAATTCCAAAAAGAGAAAACAGAGCGAACAATGAAATAACGAACAAATGAATACGAACAATCCAATTCCAACGATAACAGCAATGAACAACGAATATTACGACCTACAACACATCAAGGCGATACCGATAGCCGACTACCTGCACGCTTGCGGTATTGAGCCTGCCAAGCGTTACAACGGCTATGCCCTCTATCACGCACCTTACCGAGAAGACCCCAACGCCAGCCTGAAAGTGGACTTTCGACAAAACCTGTGGCACGACTATGGCACGAGCCAAGGCGGAAGCATTATCGACCTTGTGATGCGGATGCGTGGATGTAGTGCCTATGAAGCAATGGCACATCTTGCCGAAGGCAAAGCGACAACCCTCGCCCCCTTTCCCTTTCATCGTGAAGCACACACGGAGCGGAAGAGAAATGAACAGCGACAAAATGATGCAAGGCGTATTCTCTCCATTAGTGAAGAATTGCCTCTGCATCTGCAAAACTATCTCCGAGAAGTACGCAAGATAGACCTTGCCGTGGCAAGTCCCTATCTCCGTCACATTCGCTACGAAGTGGGAGGACGAGAATACTCTGCCATCGGCTTTGCCAATTGTGCAGGAGGGTATGAACTCCGAGACGACAAGACATTCAAGGGAACAATCGCACCAAAGGATATATCCGTAGTTGCGGGAGAAGCGAACAACGCCCCTCTCTGCATCTTCGAGGGCTTTATGGACTTCCTTTCCTATCTCACAATGAAAGGGAAAGAAAGCATTTCGCCTTCCATCGTTCTGAACTCCGTCAGCAATCTACCACGAGCCATTGCCTATCTCCACGAGAAAGGTATCGATTCCGTTCAAGCTTTCTTCGATAACGACCAAGCTGGACGACAAGCCCTACATTCTTTACAATCGGCAGGTATCAACGTGGAGGATATGAGCCGACACTATGCCCGACACAAAGACCTCAACGACTACCACGTTGCTCAATGTAAGCAACAACAAGAAGTACAACAGCAAAAGCCTGTTATTGTCAAACACAAAATAAGATAAGCTATGAAAGAAGGAATTGATATATCACACTATCTGAACAGTGAAAGTTCTCAGATACTTTCAAGAAATATCACGAAAGCACTCTCTGCGGAACAAGAGAGAATACAAGCAGAGCAATCTGAAAGCTCACAGCATTCCTCAGCATCCGAGCAGACATTGCCTTCCCAGCCTTTGACTGAAGTAAAGGAAGCCGAGCATTCCGAACAGGAGAAGCAACAAGTGGCGTCAAGCAGTCCGAAACGCATCAGCCACAAGCAACGACAAGAGAGCTTGGATAGCTATCGGGAATCCTTTCTCGTTCCCCACAAAATCATCGACCGAAAGGCAACCTATCTTAGTCGCACCACGTGGGAACGCTTAGAATTCGTTGTCCGTCGTTTGGGTGATTACGGAGCGAATGTTTCCAGTTTCTTGGAGTGCATAGCTCTCCGACATCTGGAGGAATATAGCGAGGACATAGAACGCTGGCGCAAACTTTAATCACGGCATTCCGAGCCATCGGTAAGGAAATGAATAATCGGCATTCTCAGAAGATGAGAAACACAGGAGATGAAAGCCAAGCATAGTATATGCGAGGGTATTCCATCGGTAACATTGCAAGACGTCAGTTTGTAGCCACAAACTGCGCTTGCCCCCTTTACCGCTACGCTCAGGGGGAGAGCCGTAATCACTTCGTTCTCATCGGTCGGAATGCCTTAATGAACAAACTAATATGAAACCCAAAACAGATAAAGAGAAAAGGAAGAAGAAGTCCAATAAGACCTGCCTTCTTCGGGTACGCTGCTCCGAAGAGGAGAAAGCAAGGATACAAAAGCGAGCGGAACGGACGGGCAAGAAACTCTCCGAGTTCTGTCGGGAGGCATTGCTTACCGGAGAGATTGTTGCCGTTCCCCAATTGGGAGAACACGAACGGGAAGCCATTCGGGTATTGCAACGGGTCAGCTACTTCTTCAGTCACATTTCCAACTTGATTAAGACGAAAGACCCCTCTTGGGTTGCCATTGCCAAGAACCTTTCTTGCATTTCACTACACGCTTTCGAGCGATTTTACAGTCCTCGGTATCGGATTACGGACGAGATATATGATGTTCTAAATATGAAGCGCAATGATAGCGAAGTGCAAAGCCATAGCACACGGTAAGACGGCATTGGAGTATATCTTCCGAGAAACGAAGCTCAAGAATAAGCTCTTAATCCAGAACCTTTGCAGAGATACGGCAGAGAGAATATACGAAGAGATGAACCTTGTCAATCGGTTCAACAGCCGTTGTCGCAACAAATTCCTGCGGATGGAAATCGGTATCGCTCCGAAAGATGAAGCAGGAATGAATTGGAAGAAGCTCCGAGAAATAGCCTGTGAGTTTATCCAAGCAATGAAATTGCAGGAGTATCAGGTGGTAGCCGTTACGCATAAGGATACCGACAATCTGCACATTCATGTCATTGCCAATCGGATGAGTATGAACGGGGTGGTTTATGATACGACCTTTGTGAGCAACAAGGCAGCACGGGTGGCAGAGGAATTAAGTCGCAAGCACGGTCTAACCATTGCCAACGAGATACGGGTGGAGAAACGGTATCAAAAGCCGAGAGCCAATCAGACACGGGAGGCGAGCAAGGAGAGACTACGTACAATGGCTTACGGATTGTTAGGAAAATATACGAATGGCGGAGTGAATGGCTATGCTTCCTTTCGGTATGATTTGAGACGACAAGGAGTAACCGTTGAACAGATGAAGAACAAGAAAGGCGGAATCTATGGACTGAAGTTTCTTTTTGAGGGGCAGACGTTCAAGGCTTCGGAGATAGGACGAGAGTTTGGATATAACTCTCTGTTGAAGCAGTTCGGATTATCCTATGCTGCTCCCTATCAGTCTTCTGTTCCGATTTATCAGCCGAAAGCCCCTTTACAGGAAGAAAAGCTACAGCCGGCACCAAGTCCTGAACCAAGTCTTGTTGAAAGCGTAGTGGATGTGGCTGAAGGGATTGCATCGGGAGTTGGCGGTGTGTTGGACTTCCAAGTCCACGGAGAGGATTATGCGGAGACCGCCTTTCAGCGAAGATTGCGCCACGAAGCCGACAAGAAAAAGAAACGGGGAAGAAGGATGTAGGAAACAAATTTGCCTTCCCTAAGAAGAAAATCACGAAAGAGCGCTCACTTTCGCTCGCAAATCTGTACCTTTGCAAGTGATAATAGTGAGCGTTCTTTGGCTATTCAAAACAATGTGTCTCAAAGCACTCCGCTCATTTCTAAATCGTTACCTATTCACCCTCCGCTAGATGGTAATGCCTTATTATCCAATAAGATAGTTCGGAGTCGAAAAATCCATCTGCTGAATAAATCAACAGGCGTTAATATCCTTTGCAGACTTGTAATCTTATGACTCTGAAGTCTGACCTAATTCCAAACTCAAGTTGTTATCACGATGCCGTAGACTTACCTGCATAATTATACATATCATAATGAATATAGTTTTGATTTTATAAACACTTGAAAATAAGTAAATTACAAACGTTATTCATTTGTGCGAAGAATGCGTTCCAATCTTCGCACAAATGAATTGTATTTATCGCACAAACGCAAGCCATTTGTCGGATAATTGAAAGACAGCAATGCGTATTCTGTTTTTTTTGAATAAGAATACAAGGATATTTCCCATAAATATTATCAGCTTACAGATACCAAAGACGGAAAAGTTTTCAAGGAACGCACGGAACATTAATAGAAACAACTGGGTATTTATCTTATCACTATACATTCGTTTTTTGAATTATTCTACTATCCTTAATATTTGTCAAAAGAAAATAGTTGCAGGAAGTGTGTGTTTTAAAAAGTTTTACTACTTTTGCACGCAATTAATTAATAGGAGGACGCTCGGGAGTTCTTTTGTTATTTCCATCATAGAAGTAAATAACCAACATTAAATAATTGTACAATGAAAACTCTGATTGACCGTATTCTCAAGGAAGGAAAGTGCTTTGAGGGAGGAATATTGAAAGTAGACAAGTTCATCAACCATCAGATGGATCCTAATCTGATGAAACAAGTAGCCGTGGAACTGATTCGCCGTTATGCTTCTACGGACATCAACAAAATTATCACGGTGGAGGCAAGTGGTATTGCGCCTGCCATTATGATGGGATTCCTGTTGGATCTGCCTGTGGTTTTCGCAAAGAAAAAGAAACCGTCTACTATGGTGGATATGCTGTCTACGACGGTTGTTTCGTTTACCAAGCAGCGCGAATACCACGTCTGTATCTCCAGCGAATACCTCACGAAAGACGACAAAGTGCTCTTTGTGGACGACTTCCTCGCATACGGCAATGCGGCAAAGGGAATCATAGACCTTTGCAGACAGGCCGGGGCAGAGCTTGTGGGAACAGGATTCATCATTGAGAAGGCTTTCCAGAATGGTCGAAAAGTGATTGAGGAGGCCGGCGTGCGATGTGAAAGTCTGGCAATAATAGAATCGCTCGACAATTGTGAAATACGGATAAGACAATAGGGCTTCGGTAAACGGATTTCTAAGGAAGCGAGCTGACAAGTAAGTTACAAGAAACGACTTTCATACCCGTATTAAAGCCTGCTTACCTGCTCGTTTCTTTTGTGGTTTGTCTGTCGTTTTGTCTTCCGGTTATCTCGTTCCTGATGCCCTTAGTTTTCTTATCTATAAATTTACTCGTCATCTATTTTATCATATTATGGAAAAATCTAAAGAACTCATCTATGGTCTGAACGACCGTCCACCATTGCGCGAAAGTTTGTTTGCCGCGCTTCAGCATCTGCTGGCTATCTTTGTTGCCATTATCACTCCTCCGTTGATTATCAGCTCTGCCTTGCAGTTCGATATCGAAACCACAGGTTTTCTGGTATCAATGTCATTGTTCGTTTCGGGTATTGCCACTTTCATTCAGTGCTACAAGCTCGGTCCTGTGGGTGCAGGACTGCTCTGTATTCAGGGCACCTCCTTCTCTTTCATCAGTCCGATTATCGGTGCCGGTATGCTGGGAATGGCGAACGGAAAAATGAATGTGGAGATGGGGCTGAGCTATATCTTCGGTGCTTGTCTGCTGGCATCGGTGGTTGAGATGTTTGTGAGCCGAATCCTGCCTTATATGCGCAGGATTATCACGCCGTTGGTATCGGGTATAGTGGTGTCGCTCATCGGTATGTGCCTTATCAAGGCCGGTATCAATTCGTGTGGCGGAGGCAACGCGGCAATGGAAGCAGGCACTTTCGGATCGATGCAGAACCTTGGACTGGCGTTGCTTGTTTTGGTAAGCATCATTTTCTTCAACCGTTCCAACAACCGTTTCTTCCGAATGGCATCCATCGTCTTGGGATTGGTTATCGGCTGCGTGGCGGCTTATTTCCTCGGAATGATAGATTTCTCTAAACTGAATGGCGCAGGTGCGTTGAACATTCCTCAACCGTTCAAGTATGGTTTGCGTTTCGATGTGGGTTCAATCATTGGCTTGGGGTTGATTTACTTGGTTACGGCTGTTGAGGCCTATGGCGACATTACTGCCAATTCGCTGATTTCCGACGAACCAGTTGAAGGTCCGGTGTTTATGAAACGCGCACAGGGAGGTATTCTTGCCGACGGTTTCAATTCGTTTCTGGCAGCCGTTTTCAATAGTTTCCCGAACTCAATCTTTGCGCAGAACAACGGTATGATTCAATTAACGGGCGTGGCAAGCCGTTATGTTGGCTATTTCATTGCGGCTGCCTTGGTGCTGCTCGGACTGTTTCCGGTGGTGGGGCAGCTTTTCTCATTGATTCCCGACTGCGTGCTCGGTGGTGCAACGCTGCTGATGTTCGGTACGGTGGCTGCTGCCGGTATCAGAATCATCGCCGCAACCACCATCAACCGTAAGGCCGTCTTGGTAATGGCCATCAGCTTCGCAATGGGACTCAGCGTGGAACTGGTGCCGAACATTCTCGGTCAGATGCCCGATGTGATAAAGAATATCTTTTCGAGTGGAATCACTATGGGAGGTCTTACCGCCATTCTTGCCAATGCTTTCATCAGAATTAAAGAATAGCGTTTGAGAAAGTTTTAGTGATTAATTCCTGATTTTCTCCGATTTAATTTCTACCTTTGCAATAGATAGAATCATTCGTGCTTTAACGGTGAGACTATCTATTGTGGTTTTTTAGATTAAGGAAACAGACAGAATATGGCAAAAAGTAACAAAAAGCGAGGATTCAGACACAGCTTGACATTCAAGATTCTGTGTGGTATGGCAGTTCTCTTCGTATTGGGAATTATCTATAATATGATTGTTGCCGAGGATGCTGAGGTTGCTTCGGAGATTAAAGAAGAGGAAGAAATGCGTAAGGCAGCCCTCGATACGTTGGATATCATCGGCGACTATTTGTGGCCGAATGCCAAACCGGTGGTCAGCAAAGATACTGCTGCCGTGAAAAAAGAAGAAGACAGGAAAGGTGACGAGCGAAAGGAGGACAAGAACGAAGGCAAGACTAGTAGAGAAATAGAAATGCCTGAAGTGCAGTTGCCGCCTGCTCCTGCTCCTGCCACCGACCCAATTCCTGCGATTGACCCGAAGCCAAGTGCTCCGACTGTGGAGAAGATGGATGCGTCGAAGGTGGAAAAGATAGAGCAATAACAGGAATCCGAATCCGTTGCTTGCAGAAATACCCTACAATTTTCAATAATTAACACGAAAAGGAGGTTTTTATGAAGAAGATAATGATGTTGCTGCTCGGGGCGATGTTGCTCGTCGGCTGTGCAACTGTCTATTATGATTCAAACGGCAATCCTGTTCCGAAAGAACAGGTTATGCACTTGAAGAAGAAAGCCGTGCAAGGACATCTTGCTGAACGCCGATACAGAATTTTCGTGAATCGTGTTTATCCGATACGAGGTCCGTCGCACGATCTTCGAGACGATTGGGGAATGGAAGTGAGCGGCGACTCCGTGGGGTTGTTCCTTCCGTATTTCGGCCGTGTATATCAGGTTCCTTATGGCAGAGGATTGGGCTTGAACATCATTACGAAATTGCAATCCTACGAGGAAGAACCCATCAAGAATGGAATACGTATCATTATGAAGGCTCGTTCGGAAATAGAGAGCTATCACATCGTGCTCGAAGTTTTCAACGATGCCACCGTCTATCTGAACGTAATGCCCAGTGGAAAGGAGGGCATCAGCTATTCCGGCGTGATGGAACTTAATGATGCCTTCAAAGTAAATAAATAAAATACAATGACCAGACAAATAAAATTATTGTTCCCCATACTGATAAAGATTCATTTTTGAGGGACATTGAGTGCGTGGTATGAGAAGGGACAGAACTTCATCAGTGAGAGAGCAAAGAGAACAGACGGGAAAGCACATTATGTGCATAAAACCACGAGAAGTGCATACCTGAGTTTAAAGAGAAACATACCATGGCTGTGGACTTACTATGACTATCCGAAACTGGGCTTACCTAATACTAACAATGAGCTAGAAGTCCTCAACTCTAATGTGAAAACAAAATTAAACTTGCACAAGAGCATTACCAAAGAAAGAAGAAAAGTGTTCATACAGGACTTGTTAAAGGTTCATTCCCCTAATAGATAAAGGGGAAATGAACTTTTTTAAGTCTCTTTTTGTCTCTTACACCTTTATTTTATATTTTTGAGCACAGCAAGCAGATGATCCCAAACCATTTGGGCTGATGGGATGTGGAGACGCTCTTCTGGTGTGTGTACAAAACGGAGAGTAGGACCGAAACTTACCATATCCAAATCAGGATAT
The Prevotella sp. HUN102 genome window above contains:
- a CDS encoding helix-turn-helix domain-containing protein; translation: MEHEIVNKETPEMKQLISGIREVSKRLREIAQTHRPLFGGEIYLTGREVCERLFVSPRTLQDYRDKGIIPYTQIAGKILYKLSDINRLLQENYRR
- a CDS encoding DUF3408 domain-containing protein, giving the protein MKEGIDISHYLNSESSQILSRNITKALSAEQERIQAEQSESSQHSSASEQTLPSQPLTEVKEAEHSEQEKQQVASSSPKRISHKQRQESLDSYRESFLVPHKIIDRKATYLSRTTWERLEFVVRRLGDYGANVSSFLECIALRHLEEYSEDIERWRKL
- a CDS encoding helix-turn-helix domain-containing protein, whose translation is MRFTAIDTSAWEKLKKSIEELALCMREEFGTKPEVPDLLHNGDVCRILNISKRTLQHYRDTSVLPFIQIGHKCYYKREDVEALLKKSNRKIQ
- a CDS encoding ribbon-helix-helix protein, CopG family, which produces MKPKTDKEKRKKKSNKTCLLRVRCSEEEKARIQKRAERTGKKLSEFCREALLTGEIVAVPQLGEHEREAIRVLQRVSYFFSHISNLIKTKDPSWVAIAKNLSCISLHAFERFYSPRYRITDEIYDVLNMKRNDSEVQSHSTR
- a CDS encoding toprim domain-containing protein is translated as MNNEYYDLQHIKAIPIADYLHACGIEPAKRYNGYALYHAPYREDPNASLKVDFRQNLWHDYGTSQGGSIIDLVMRMRGCSAYEAMAHLAEGKATTLAPFPFHREAHTERKRNEQRQNDARRILSISEELPLHLQNYLREVRKIDLAVASPYLRHIRYEVGGREYSAIGFANCAGGYELRDDKTFKGTIAPKDISVVAGEANNAPLCIFEGFMDFLSYLTMKGKESISPSIVLNSVSNLPRAIAYLHEKGIDSVQAFFDNDQAGRQALHSLQSAGINVEDMSRHYARHKDLNDYHVAQCKQQQEVQQQKPVIVKHKIR
- a CDS encoding C10 family peptidase encodes the protein MKVQFIWVFLALSLFQLTSCTQDADVLISEKKEFVSENNLDELLAISSSPQRSKDEALAIARQFSTTSTRSNSMAKSQFSNDFEIDVVLADKTPKTYSTNSNEIVAVDTMLYVLNRKDNNGFFIISGDKRLPDLLGHSLEGHLDKDNVDDNSGFSVFLSRLPAYYQSTLDEFYARLDSLEALEQATEDDEPLTYRRRRRPRPARYRYEYSDWSEVSKSPVLVPVTWRQRHPFNDEAPLIDNQHALAGCVATATAQLLTAFKYPLSYEGIAFDWDLLTKYSKYYSYSGEEYKVYSKQVAALLRKIGDKIGNSWGLEGTGARTERIPGLLREMGYRHTPGITSYDTDGIISSIAQNRPAILEGYSEHRKKGWFIFKRDVYSSGHDWIVDGFLRQERTVKKILKKTNAVVETKTESRILLHCNWGWNGSYNGYFNPGVFDSHSPMLSDPYTRSISLIENNKEGYFQYKIRNILHIHP
- a CDS encoding VapE domain-containing protein codes for the protein MKKEEKKSPSKNAQIEEFLSARYEFRYNTVLHRAEYRPRGMDDYTAIDRYRINTLKRALDKEADVQTSPENLYSIIESDFSPRINPVQAYFQALPLTNGNAEAITALADCVSVTHPEKWKEYLTKWLVAVVANAMDDKQCRNHTCLVLTGEQGKFKTTFLDLLCPPALSDYRYTGKIYPQEKDVLSLIGQNLIINIDDQLKALNKRDENELKNLITCPQVKYRMPYEKHIEERPHLASFVASVNGNDFLTDPTGSRRFLPFEVLAIEIDRAKSIPMDAVYSEAKTRLNEGFRYWFNDEEIAELHRNSEAFQVYTTEMELLLRYFTFPTEAETATKRFYMTNSEIVGYLSCYTRQPLSTKRMGEALRKAGYTRECRRINGNPVYVYAVRKIYPEQPP
- a CDS encoding clostripain-related cysteine peptidase, translated to MERENTKETFFFVVAANGDLQKEGETKATAILHSLPRGKELFVLKETSIDEGCVFLHRTLNGTDTLAVTHEKPFKENLEKAVSYISSVHPTNVSLIVFSHATGWYPPKRIKSRSAIVDDYTEISLQELHETVGRLRYKTIVFESCNMGGIECLYQFHDICDFIIASSTELLSPGFLPLYRQGIGSLADREGALSFAQRYASHVKKSPVPYNSCAVAVYQTSHTHELFDFFTKIENITGLRTDIANTQQLHRCKEEEVFYDLESYLVHTTLSEKSKQELHEILEKTVIYKYNTNDFLSSYEGFQIKEYCGLSVFDFLSPSPYLASYKKTAFGKFLFGSSEE